A portion of the Parasteatoda tepidariorum isolate YZ-2023 chromosome 5, CAS_Ptep_4.0, whole genome shotgun sequence genome contains these proteins:
- the LOC107449142 gene encoding coiled-coil domain-containing protein 81-like, with protein MMVQELQTLVNNLKENPHTYIERLVTAEEVTSILHEVGKFIKENLQKNNTVVINGIGTFGLKQEKLLVSQQPVKYLISQIPVFVLSHSLALKFRIKWSRKYYEASFPERVFNSSYIAAKCKIQRSKVCLAMSELIAFMERSLFCQNALELPIVGVGTLRVHEDHYKMDFDESFLKDVSIQDVLYVVE; from the exons atgatggtccaagaGTTGCAAACGttagtgaataatttaaaagaaaaccctCATACGTATATCGAGAGGTTGGTAACTGCAGAAG aaGTTACAAGCATACTGCATGAAgttggaaaatttattaaagaaaatctaCAGAAAAATAAC acaGTTGTGATTAATGGAATTGGAACATTTGgattaaagcaagaaaaactATTAGTTTCCCAACAACCAGTAAAGTACCTCATAAGTCAAATTCCTGTTTTTGTTCTTTCTCATAGCTTGGCGCTTAAATTTCGTATAAAGTGGTCCAGAAAATATTATGAAG CCTCGTTCCCAGAGAGGGTTTTCAACTCAAGCTACATCgcagcaaaatgcaaaatacagaGATCAAAGGTCTGTCTGGCTATGTCGGAATTAATTGCATTCATGGAACGCAGTCTTTTCTGTCAGAACGCTCTGGAACTCCCCATTGTTGGCGTTGGAACGCTGAGAGTACACGAAGATCATTACAAAATGGATTTTGATGAAAGCTTTTTGAAAGATGTCTCAATACAAGATGTCCTTTACGTTGTTGAATGA